The genomic stretch gggcgtttccatattgtgcatgcggagtccagaaagttcgcccggtcgggcgttctgatttcaactaaacgcccggtcgggcgtttcccgcgAGGCCATGCAGtagcctttcgcccggtcgggcgattaccTCCTttgaattcgcccggtcgggcgttttagtCGCGTAACTGCGATTTTGCAGTTGACCCAGCGGTTGAAGGATTAAAAAGGCTGGGAAAATGAATTGGAGGGGGGGAACGAGACAGAGAAAAAGACAGagggagagaaaggaggagaggaagaagagaaggaaggcatTCCGGCCATTATTCCGATCATCCATTCCCGAATCCCGACTCCACTCGACGAGAGCATCACACCTatggttttatttctacattctaccatgtgtataggctaggctctctttgttgctccgagttgtaatctaggcttgtgtatttgttttaacaccttgaatcgtatgtttgataccaacaatgtgtttgataattaaaatgctacgtttttggctaatgatgtagtgttgttaaatcttaactattgtctctttaacatagcttaggattgatcgtttgttggtatgctttcgatttagaactgttcaggggataaattgatagtggattaggtaagtgattatagtagacgacatttattcccgcgcttccgcaggaattaaatgtcgttgaaagttggttcatggaacaagtgttcagctgactgtgaactatacgtcgtagacatgttcagtgcacgcgattaggttgataattataatcccgtcgtatgtttcgttgtaaatggtgtaaaacaacgcaagcttagtgagcaacttggagtgacctgTCTTTCTCGTGTCAAAAATCTCATTTCAGTAGCTTAAGTTAGTTAACCATctcaaaattaaaacaaaatcttTTTATACTTTGTGTAGTCATATTAAGTGTAAGCAatctcgcctccctgtggatcgacacttgaaatactactacgatactgtattcttgcagtagtgtagtattattagagttaaaataattgaacttgataatctttatacattgattaagaactctaaaatatcacatcaacagttctatataatataatatcatATCTTCCTTTGCATGCTCTGTTCCCCTTTCTTACAAACGAATATTCTGGCCGATGCAGGTTGCCAAAGTTGTTGAAGAATGTATGCATAACTATCTAATGTACGAGCACCTCCTCCAAGTTAGCATTGTTCCTCCTGAGAAAGTTCATCCAAGATTGTGAGTACATTCTTTGACTGACCATCAATCTAGCTTCTTCAAATATTCTGTTTTGAAATCAATATTTTGGTCGTTGGAGGATTTGAATGGTGCCCTTAGAGTTCTTTTAGTGCGCCTTTCTAACCAGAAATATTTTTCAGATGGAAAGGCGTGGGCCGCTCTTACAAGCCAGTGGACAGGGTTCTCATTGAGAGGAAGCACCATGACAAGGTGAATAACACACAAGACTCTGGAATTCTCGTATTTTGATTTCTCTCGTTCTAATACTTCCTTCTCTATCAAATATGATTCATAGGAACGGACCCTAGAGCAGCAGCAGAAATTAGTTACTGGCGTGCTGAAACGGGACCAAAAGAGAAGAAAGCGCATTGAGG from Salvia splendens isolate huo1 chromosome 4, SspV2, whole genome shotgun sequence encodes the following:
- the LOC121800268 gene encoding uncharacterized RNA-binding protein C1827.05c-like; amino-acid sequence: LRIARNRKTGKLKHFGFIEFMSPEVAKVVEECMHNYLMYEHLLQVSIVPPEKVHPRLWKGVGRSYKPVDRVLIERKHHDKERTLEQQQKLVTGVLKRDQKRRKRIEAAGIDYECPEMVGCVQAAPKKIRFTD